The proteins below are encoded in one region of Triticum aestivum cultivar Chinese Spring chromosome 1B, IWGSC CS RefSeq v2.1, whole genome shotgun sequence:
- the LOC123146599 gene encoding probable WRKY transcription factor 31 encodes MMDSDRPATRPPPPPSYTRAPPPSTHPPSSSTHRHPFPDSLSLLSMDQSSSSSFVAAGLKRKNAALGCSEVAGLGYGLNGGDGERRVVVGEMDFFETEMRKEKRDKKDHAAAGAADGDLGMKPDLTIDMGLHVGGRRRNSGSEESTVDDGVSSNDDDHREAKAELAAAKSELARVNEENKRLKTMLANANTKCSSLHMQIALMQQQQQQQRSSHGHAHAHAHQFEPEKREQQLLLDAGTHNPLVPRQFMSLGSSSSPDEPRPARGTDASPSTNPLLAVGPDAALDCAGCHGLVGAGKAELMPLPSFEHHGHHERGGSPEAMQGWLPSKVPKFLPAAKGPEPPPPEAAAAAATMRKARVSVRARSEAAMISDGCQWRKYGQKMAKGNPCPRAYYRCTMAAGCPVRKQVQRCAEDRTVLITTYEGNHNHPLPPAAMAMASTTAAAASMLLSGSMPSADGLMAGGSNFLARAVLPCSSSVATISASAPFPTVTLDLTQTAPGQGASPPRAPEPAQLQAALAEAARPVSLPQLFGQKLYDQSKLSAVQAVAGTNGDGGAQLADTVNAATAVIASDPNFTAVLAAALTSYIGSSSGSGSAGGGATAAGGSSGTVQPLVSSGGDSCSRDDTTG; translated from the exons ATGATGGACTCAGATCGACCCGCCACGCGTCCCCCTCCGCCACCTTCTTATACCCGCGCCCCGCCTCCATCCACCcatcccccctcctcctccacccATCGCCATCCGTTTCCCGATTCCTTGTCCTTGCTGTCAATGGatcagtcgtcctcctcctccttcgtcgcCGCCGGCCTCAAGCGCAAGAACGCCGCCCTCGGCTGCTCGGAGGTGGCGGGGCTGGGCTACGGGttgaacggcggcgacggggagCGCCGGGTCGTGGTCGGCGAGATGGACTTCTTCGAgacggagatgaggaaggagaagCGGGACAAGAAAGACCATGCCGCCGCCGGCGCGGCGGACGGCGATCTTGGCATGAAGCCCGACCTCACCATCGAC ATGGGGCTGCACGTCGGGGGCCGGAGGAGGAACAGCGGCAGCGAGGAGTCCACCGTCGACGACGGCGTCTCCTCCAACGACGACGACCACAGGGAGGCCAAGGCCGAG CTCGCGGCCGCGAAATCGGAGCTGGCGCGGGTGAACGAGGAGAACAAGCGGCTCAAGACGATGCTCGCCAACGCCAACACCAAGTGCAGCTCCCTCCACATGCAGATCGCgctcatgcagcagcagcagcagcagcagaggagcaGCCATGgccacgcccacgcccacgcccaccAGTTCGAACCGGAGAAGAGGGAGCAGCAGCTCCTCCTCGACGCGGGGACCCACAACCCCCTCGTGCCGCGGCAGTTCATGAGCCtcggctcctcctcgtcgcccgaCGAGCCCCGCCCCGCGCGCGGCACCGACGCGTCGCCGAGCACCAACCCCCTCCTCGCCGTCGGCCCCGACGCGGCCTTGGACTGCGCCGGCTGCCATGGCCTCGTCGGCGCGGGCAAGGCGGAGCTCATGCCGCTGCCGTCCTTCGAGCACCACGGTCACCACGAGAGGGGCGGCAGCCCGGAGGCCATGCAGGGCTGGCTGCCTAGCAAGGTGCCCAAGTTCCTCCCCGCCGCCAAGGGCCCCGAGCCGCCcccgcccgaggccgccgccgccgccgccaccatgcgCAAGGCCCGCGTCTCCGTGCGCGCCCGCTCCGAAGCCGCCATG ATCAGCGACGGGTGCCAGTGGCGCAAGTACGGGCAGAAGATGGCCAAGGGCAACCCGTGCCCGCGCGCCTACTACCGGTGCACCATGGCCGCCGGCTGCCCGGTGCGGAAGCAGGTGCAGCGCTGCGCCGAGGACCGGACGGTGCTCATCACCACGTACGAGGGCAACCACAACCACCCGCTGccgccggcggccatggcgatggcgtCCACCACGGCGGCCGCGGCCTCCATGCTGCTGTCGGGCTCCATGCCCAGCGCCGACGGGCTGATGGCGGGCGGCTCCAACTTCCTGGCGCGCGCCGTGCTGCCGTGCTCCTCCAGCGTGGCCACCATCTCGGCGTCGGCGCCGTTCCCGACCGTCACGCTCGACCTCACGCAGACGGCGCCGGGGCAGGGCGcgtcgccgccgcgcgcgccgGAGCCCGCGCAGCTCCAGGCGGCGCTGGCCGAGGCGGCGCGGCCGGTGTCGCTGCCGCAGCTGTTCGGGCAGAAGCTGTACGACCAGTCCAAGCTCTCCGCCGTGCAGGCCGTGGCCGGCACCAACGGGGACGGCGGCGCGCAGCTGGCCGACACGGTGAACGCGGCCACGGCCGTGATCGCGTCCGACCCCAACTTCACCGCCGTGCTCGCGGCCGCGCTCACCTCCTAcatcggcagcagcagcggcagcggcagcgccgGAGGTGGCGCCACGGCCGCCGGCGGGAGCAGCGGCACGGTGCAGCCGCTGGTGAgcagcggcggcgacagctgcagTAGAGACGACACGACCGGCTAG